The proteins below are encoded in one region of Anguilla anguilla isolate fAngAng1 chromosome 3, fAngAng1.pri, whole genome shotgun sequence:
- the LOC118223966 gene encoding high choriolytic enzyme 1-like — MDPALIFTVLVVAAHTGALPVQNSSGINDHVERFKRAYLGENAFQNEMTAMDKIMEANELQTSPVMEGTNVREGDIAVTSRRGVKTCFARSCLWAKSVDGYVYVPYYISTEYDDMDRVAIQGGMEGIENGTCIRFVPRTHQRDFIDIQPKSGCWSYLGVQGGTQILSLEAPNCMSAGVTAHELMHALGFLHEQSRADRDKYVTILWANIWKDRVRNFGKYKTNNLDMPYDYSSIMHFGKFAYSEDGEPTIIPKKNPNARMGQIFGPSAMDKLKINKLYKC; from the exons ATGGACCCCGCCCTCATCTTCACCGTCTTGGTTGTCGCGGCTCACACCGGGGCCCTGCCCGTCCAG AACTCGTCTGGTATAAACGATCATGTTGAACGGTTTAAAAGAGCTTATTTGG GCGAGAACGCTTTTCAAAATGAGATGACAGCAATGGACAAAATCATGGAGGCCAATGAATTGCAGA CCAGCCCAGTCATGGAGGGCACCAACGTGAGGGAGGGCGACATTGCCGTCACCAGCAGGAGGGGTGTTAAGACCTGCTTTGCTCGGAGCTGCCTGTGGGCCAAGTCTGTGGATGGATACGTGTACGTTCCCTACTACATCTCTACAGAATACG ATGACATGGACAGGGTCGCTATTCAAGGCGGGATGGAAGGCATTGAGAACGGCACCTGCATACGCTTCGTGCCGCGGACTCACCAGAGGGACTTCATCGACATTCAGCCCAAGTCCGG GTGTTGGTCCTACCTAGGGGTGCAGGGCGGGACACAGATCCTCTCCTTGGAGGCTCCCAACTGCATGTCAGCGGGGGTCACCGCCCACGAGCTCATGCACGCCCTGGGCTTCCTGCACGAGCAGTCCCGAGCCGACCGCGACAAATACGTCACCATCCTGTGGGCCAACATCTGGAAAG ATCGAGTCAGGAATTTCGGGaagtacaaaacaaacaacttgGATATGCCCTATGATTACAGCTCCATCATGCACTTTGGAAA GTTTGCTTACTCTGAAGATGGTGAGCCTACCATCATTCCAAAGAAGAACCCCAATGCCAGGATGGGTCAGATATTTGGACCCAGTGCTATGGACAAACTGAAAATCAACAAACTCTACAAGTGTT GA
- the LOC118223198 gene encoding stabilizer of axonemal microtubules 1-like, giving the protein MAIRSFSVAGSLRPGYALQNTIQRPYKTTESKTSRHRPPGERFTTSYRADYRNWATPKPESLKPPDNLTRSDAKFQAITSYQADYGYKTSADPPAPEGLPLQSAVPYALQYMSKPAQPSKSQGAIYAPNASAQFGGDVGSAPRRQRGEEPSSVLPTKAAREAAGVGARHIFAHSTEYKDNYRAWPTSPVYQCAYPSYDPPKGTMQFVTSYAWDYRPWGDQTRPNILQREQFLRPQGSFQHTTTYLADYTSKVATPSRTRLAQRR; this is encoded by the exons ATGGCTATCCGGAGCTTTAGCGTTGCGGGTTCACTCAG GCCTGGCTATGCTCTGCAGAATACAATACAAAGGCCTTATAAGACCACCGAGAGCAAGACAAGTAGGCACAGGCCACCTGGAGAAAGGTTTACTACTTCTTACAGAG CGGATTACCGCAACTGGGCGACTCCAAAACCGGAATCCTTAAAACCACCTGACAACCTGACGCGGAGCGACGCCAAGTTCCAGGCCATCACTTCCTACCAGGCCGACTACGGCTACAAGACCTCCGCGGATCCCCCGGCACCCGAGGGCCTGCCCTTACAGAGTGCCGTCCCCTACGCCCTGCAGTACATGTCAAAGCCAGCCCAGCCGTCCAAATCGCAGGGGGCTATCTATGCCCCCAACGCCAGTGCCCAATTTGGTGGGGACGTGGGCTCCGCCCCCaggaggcagaggggggaggagcccagCTCAGTCCTGCCCACAAAAGCCGCGAGGGAGGCGGCCGGCGTCGGTGCCCGCCACATTTTCGCCCACTCCACCGAGTACAAGGACAACTACAGGGCGTGGCCCACGTCACCTGTCTACCAGTGTGCGTACCCTTCCTACGACCCCCCCAAGGGGACCATGCAGTTCGTCACCTCCTATGCTTGGGACTACCGGCCCTGGGGGGATCAGACACGCCCCAACATCCTTCAGCGGGAGCAGTTCCTCAGGCCGCAGGGCTCCTTCCAGCACACGACCACCTACCTGGCGGACTACACATCCAAGGTGGCCACGCCCAGCCGCACCAGGCTGGCACAGAGGCGATAA